In a genomic window of Candidatus Nanoarchaeia archaeon:
- a CDS encoding class I tRNA ligase family protein — MADFIKIAAKWQKRWEEARIFQSEEDTKKKKFYCLEMYPYPSNALHMGHLRNYSIGDAIARFKRMNGFNVLYPMGYDAFGLPAENAAIKHGINPAEWTWNNINAIKAQQKAMGLSYDWDRQLQSCDEGYYKWNQWIFLEFLKKGVAYRKKAPVNWCASCGTVLANEQVIDGKCWRCSNTITEKNLEQWFFRITDYAEELLKDIDKLEHWPEAVKTMQRNWIGKSSGVEIDFRIKNPGHYVFLHAYNSSVSKDFWPWLKKRIEAQGGTVDAVNLPGGGAPKLEAHLAALDKATIDSSTTLVCHSLGCATALKLLQQRKTRIRRLVLIAPPLRPQFLDKPRPAIDQYCDWSFDFGQIKSAAEQISIVGDLNDPIIPQEHLMILAHKLDADLRLVEAPKPHFNCAESRAILHASAVAIPAFTTRPDTLFSVTFLVLAPEHPLVKYMVHRTAYDKQVEHCLHTISKQTKQERTTESGKDKIGCFVGMHAINPATGKEIPIYIANFVLVEYGTGAVMADAHDQRDFEFARKYDIPLKFVISPDGKNVDAAKAGKAFTEDGILFDSGAFSGLRNREALPKIDDWIEKSGHGKRTVSFKLRDWLISRQRYWGTPIPVVYCKKCGIVPVPEKELPVRLPADVKFTGKGNPLETSEGFVNAKCPSCKAKARRETDTMDTFVDSSWYFLRYCDPKNSSKPFGPARVHYWMPIDQYIGGIEHAVLHLLYARFFTKALRDLGLHAVDEPFTRLLTQGMVIKDGAKMSKSLGNVVNPSEIIDRFGPDTARLFILFAALPEKELEWSDKGVEGSFRFLNRVLRLAETPKIRKTITQKDAFIESRLHRAIKSVTADIEEYRFSIAIGKLIELVNDIYQYREGAVHPKVYGTVVEHVALLLAPFAPHTAEELWERLSNTGFISLASWPKADLKKIDEKAEQLDRFASQTRQDIKVVAELLKVQGDAHITLFVAAKWKYPCMAALKKKLAETRQPGELIKAAMDKHHGKEIAALVAKCLKDPTKIPEVVLDQKLEADILKMNIDTLGGNLKVSSIEVIVEEDSKEAKASQAMPGKVAILIKSQ, encoded by the coding sequence ATGGCAGACTTTATCAAGATTGCAGCCAAATGGCAGAAGAGGTGGGAAGAAGCCAGGATCTTCCAGTCCGAAGAGGACACTAAGAAAAAGAAATTTTACTGCCTTGAGATGTATCCCTATCCCTCCAATGCCCTGCACATGGGCCATTTGAGGAATTATTCCATCGGAGATGCGATTGCAAGGTTTAAGCGCATGAACGGGTTTAACGTGCTGTATCCGATGGGCTATGATGCCTTTGGCCTGCCTGCAGAGAATGCAGCCATCAAGCACGGTATAAATCCTGCTGAGTGGACATGGAACAATATCAATGCTATCAAGGCGCAGCAGAAAGCTATGGGCCTTAGCTACGATTGGGATCGGCAGCTGCAGAGCTGCGACGAAGGCTACTATAAGTGGAACCAGTGGATCTTCCTTGAGTTTCTGAAAAAAGGGGTAGCATACAGAAAAAAAGCCCCTGTGAACTGGTGCGCAAGCTGCGGCACAGTCCTTGCTAATGAGCAGGTCATTGACGGAAAATGCTGGCGGTGCTCAAACACAATCACTGAAAAAAATCTGGAACAGTGGTTTTTCAGGATTACGGATTATGCTGAAGAGCTGCTGAAAGATATCGATAAGCTTGAGCATTGGCCTGAGGCAGTCAAGACTATGCAGAGGAACTGGATAGGAAAAAGCTCAGGAGTTGAGATCGATTTTCGAATCAAGAACCCGGGCCATTATGTGTTTTTGCATGCATACAATAGCTCAGTCAGCAAAGATTTCTGGCCTTGGCTTAAAAAAAGAATCGAGGCCCAAGGCGGCACGGTTGACGCAGTTAATCTCCCAGGCGGCGGCGCACCAAAGCTTGAAGCGCATCTGGCCGCCCTTGACAAGGCAACCATAGACTCATCAACAACCCTTGTCTGCCACAGCCTTGGCTGCGCAACCGCACTGAAGCTGCTCCAGCAGCGTAAAACCCGAATCAGAAGGCTGGTCTTAATTGCTCCGCCGCTGCGGCCGCAGTTTTTGGATAAGCCGAGGCCTGCGATAGACCAGTATTGCGATTGGAGCTTTGACTTCGGGCAGATTAAAAGTGCCGCAGAACAAATTAGTATTGTTGGTGACTTGAATGACCCAATTATCCCTCAGGAGCATCTCATGATCCTGGCCCATAAGCTGGATGCCGATCTTAGATTGGTGGAGGCTCCTAAACCCCATTTTAATTGCGCGGAAAGCAGAGCCATTCTTCATGCTTCTGCAGTTGCAATTCCTGCATTCACGACAAGGCCTGACACTCTCTTCAGCGTTACCTTCCTTGTGCTTGCTCCTGAGCATCCTCTTGTGAAGTATATGGTCCATAGAACCGCCTATGATAAGCAGGTTGAGCATTGCCTGCACACCATTTCCAAGCAAACCAAGCAGGAAAGGACAACAGAATCAGGAAAGGACAAGATTGGGTGCTTTGTTGGAATGCATGCCATCAACCCTGCAACAGGGAAAGAGATCCCAATCTATATCGCCAACTTTGTACTTGTCGAATATGGAACAGGAGCTGTGATGGCTGATGCCCATGATCAGCGGGACTTTGAGTTTGCAAGGAAATATGACATCCCTTTGAAATTTGTAATCTCTCCTGATGGAAAAAATGTTGATGCGGCAAAAGCAGGCAAGGCATTTACCGAGGACGGCATTCTGTTTGATTCAGGAGCGTTTTCAGGGCTGAGGAACAGGGAAGCGCTGCCGAAAATCGACGATTGGATCGAAAAGAGCGGCCACGGAAAGAGAACCGTGAGTTTCAAGCTGCGCGACTGGCTGATATCCAGGCAGAGGTACTGGGGGACTCCAATCCCTGTTGTATACTGCAAGAAGTGCGGCATAGTCCCTGTTCCTGAAAAGGAACTTCCTGTCAGACTGCCTGCAGATGTTAAGTTCACTGGAAAAGGAAATCCCCTGGAAACCTCGGAAGGCTTTGTCAATGCGAAATGCCCAAGCTGCAAAGCAAAGGCAAGAAGAGAAACTGATACCATGGACACCTTTGTTGACTCTTCCTGGTATTTCCTGAGGTACTGCGATCCAAAGAACAGCAGCAAGCCCTTTGGCCCTGCCCGTGTTCATTATTGGATGCCGATTGACCAGTATATTGGAGGCATCGAGCACGCAGTGCTGCATCTCTTATATGCAAGATTCTTCACAAAGGCTCTCCGGGACTTAGGGCTTCATGCAGTTGATGAGCCATTCACACGGCTTCTGACACAAGGCATGGTTATAAAAGATGGGGCGAAGATGTCAAAGTCTTTGGGGAATGTGGTCAACCCTTCAGAGATTATAGACAGGTTTGGGCCGGACACCGCCAGGCTCTTCATCCTGTTTGCAGCATTGCCTGAAAAGGAACTCGAGTGGTCTGACAAGGGCGTTGAGGGCAGCTTCAGATTCCTGAATCGTGTGCTCCGCCTGGCAGAAACTCCGAAGATACGGAAAACGATTACGCAGAAGGATGCTTTTATCGAGAGCAGGCTCCATCGGGCAATCAAGTCTGTGACTGCTGACATTGAAGAGTACAGGTTTAGCATTGCGATTGGGAAACTGATTGAACTTGTGAATGATATCTACCAGTACCGAGAAGGCGCTGTGCATCCCAAAGTGTACGGCACTGTTGTCGAGCACGTGGCCTTGCTGCTTGCGCCCTTTGCTCCGCACACTGCTGAGGAGTTGTGGGAGAGGCTCAGCAACACGGGTTTTATCTCACTGGCATCCTGGCCAAAGGCTGATCTGAAAAAGATAGACGAGAAGGCCGAACAGCTGGATCGGTTTGCAAGCCAAACCAGGCAAGATATCAAGGTTGTGGCAGAGCTGCTGAAGGTTCAGGGAGATGCACATATAACCCTCTTTGTTGCAGCAAAATGGAAATACCCATGTATGGCTGCATTGAAGAAAAAGCTTGCTGAGACAAGACAGCCTGGAGAATTGATCAAGGCTGCCATGGACAAGCATCATGGAAAGGAGATTGCAGCGCTTGTGGCTAAATGTCTCAAAGATCCAACAAAG
- a CDS encoding transketolase family protein, whose product MKTNPAMHLQDIEKAEKGATRDGYGKGMLELGKANKDVVVLSADLTESTRANWFKEAFPDRFIECGVAEQNMMGVAAGLAYNGKIPFACSFSVFSPGRNWDQLRVSVCYSNANVKVGSTHAGLTVGEDGATHQALEDIAMTRCLPNLSVIVPCDAEEARKATIAAGKAQGPFYLRFGREPLPTMTTPRTPFTIGKALTFRQGKDVAIIACGIMVAEALKAAGMLEKEKIDAMIINCHTIKPIDTNTIVAAAKKTGAVVTAEEHQVSGGLGGAVAEVLAERCPVPLERVGVKDTFGESGKALELLEKYGCTAKEIVAAVKKVMKRKE is encoded by the coding sequence ATGAAAACCAATCCAGCAATGCACCTTCAGGATATTGAAAAGGCTGAGAAGGGAGCAACCCGGGACGGCTATGGAAAAGGCATGCTTGAATTAGGAAAAGCCAATAAGGACGTTGTAGTGTTGAGCGCAGACCTGACAGAGTCAACACGGGCAAACTGGTTCAAAGAGGCATTTCCTGATCGTTTCATCGAGTGCGGGGTTGCAGAGCAGAATATGATGGGAGTTGCAGCAGGGCTTGCCTACAACGGAAAGATTCCTTTCGCCTGCTCATTTTCGGTCTTCTCCCCGGGAAGGAACTGGGACCAGTTGAGGGTCAGCGTCTGCTACTCAAATGCGAATGTGAAAGTTGGCTCAACACATGCAGGCCTGACTGTGGGAGAGGATGGGGCAACGCATCAGGCTTTGGAAGACATCGCAATGACTCGCTGCCTCCCCAATCTCTCAGTGATTGTGCCTTGCGATGCAGAAGAGGCGAGAAAAGCGACAATTGCAGCAGGCAAGGCCCAAGGACCATTCTACCTCCGGTTCGGAAGGGAACCCCTGCCAACAATGACGACACCAAGAACGCCTTTCACGATTGGGAAAGCTTTAACATTCAGGCAAGGAAAAGACGTCGCAATTATTGCATGCGGCATTATGGTTGCAGAGGCTCTCAAGGCTGCAGGGATGCTCGAAAAAGAGAAGATTGACGCGATGATCATCAATTGCCACACCATCAAGCCAATAGACACAAATACAATTGTTGCTGCTGCCAAAAAGACAGGCGCGGTGGTAACAGCAGAAGAGCATCAGGTTTCAGGAGGGTTGGGAGGGGCAGTTGCAGAAGTGCTTGCAGAGCGCTGCCCAGTCCCGCTCGAAAGGGTTGGCGTAAAAGACACCTTCGGAGAATCAGGCAAAGCCCTGGAGCTTCTTGAGAAGTATGGCTGCACTGCAAAAGAGATTGTTGCTGCGGTGAAGAAGGTTATGAAGAGAAAGGAGTAA
- a CDS encoding transketolase translates to MSGIKELYLKSNELRQDVIRMLDSAKSGHTAGPLGMADIFAALYFNILNHDPKQPNWGKRDLFYLSNGHICPIWYAALAHAGYFPRSELLTFRKINSRLQGHPHRGELPGVENSGGPLSQGISIAVGAAIAAKMDKLSRTIYVGMSDGECEEGQTWEAFMMAGNRKLDNLIAVQDRNNIQIDGFTSDIMSIEPFEQKMQSFNWNTIVIDGNNMAEVLKAFGEAKRTKGRPTMIIAKTIPGKGVSFMENDYKWHGKPPKHEEAEKALKELEAEKERIRTS, encoded by the coding sequence ATTTCTGGCATCAAGGAATTGTATCTCAAGTCCAATGAGCTCCGCCAGGATGTCATTCGGATGCTTGACAGCGCCAAGTCAGGCCACACTGCAGGCCCCCTTGGCATGGCTGATATTTTCGCAGCGCTCTACTTCAATATCCTGAACCATGATCCCAAGCAGCCAAACTGGGGCAAGAGGGACCTCTTCTACCTTTCAAACGGCCATATCTGCCCAATCTGGTATGCAGCATTGGCACATGCAGGGTATTTTCCACGTTCAGAGCTTCTGACCTTCAGAAAGATCAACTCGAGGCTCCAAGGCCACCCGCATCGGGGAGAACTCCCGGGAGTTGAGAACAGCGGAGGGCCTCTAAGCCAGGGCATCTCTATCGCAGTCGGAGCAGCAATCGCAGCAAAGATGGACAAGCTCAGCCGCACAATCTATGTTGGCATGAGCGACGGAGAATGCGAGGAGGGCCAGACATGGGAGGCCTTTATGATGGCAGGAAACCGGAAGCTCGACAACCTTATCGCAGTCCAGGACAGGAACAATATCCAGATTGATGGGTTTACTTCAGATATCATGAGTATTGAGCCGTTTGAGCAGAAAATGCAGTCGTTCAACTGGAATACCATTGTTATCGACGGAAATAATATGGCAGAAGTCCTCAAGGCATTTGGAGAGGCAAAACGAACAAAAGGGAGGCCCACCATGATCATTGCAAAGACCATCCCTGGAAAAGGAGTCTCGTTTATGGAGAATGATTACAAATGGCATGGCAAGCCGCCAAAGCACGAGGAGGCTGAGAAAGCGCTCAAAGAATTAGAAGCTGAGAAAGAGAGAATAAGAACCTCATAA
- a CDS encoding VIT1/CCC1 transporter family protein encodes MDNLRLILAAQRNEITEHQVYKRLAQRASNTNKKVLEAMAADELKHYGILKGVSKREMQPNALKVWWYGLLARTFGLAFGLRCMERGEQYAEKIYTQLAGQSPRFMVLLRDEQRHEKELLNMLSDQRLEYASSVVLGINDAWVELTGALAGLTLALRNSKMIAIIAFITGLAASLSMAASEYLRSKEEGEHDKDRNPLTSAAYTGTAYVFTVLLLISPYIFLRNVFAALAAMLSIGVLIIAGYTSYIAVAKDIKFWRRFTEMVIIAMTVTLISFAVGSFVRFYFGIEA; translated from the coding sequence ATGGACAATCTTCGCCTTATCCTTGCTGCCCAGAGAAACGAGATAACAGAGCACCAGGTATACAAGCGGCTTGCCCAGAGGGCCAGCAACACAAATAAGAAAGTGCTGGAGGCTATGGCAGCTGACGAGTTGAAGCATTATGGGATACTGAAAGGAGTGAGCAAGAGGGAGATGCAGCCAAATGCTCTAAAGGTATGGTGGTATGGGCTGCTGGCGCGAACCTTTGGTCTCGCATTTGGCTTGCGATGCATGGAAAGGGGAGAGCAATACGCAGAGAAAATCTACACGCAGCTTGCAGGCCAGTCACCCAGGTTTATGGTGCTGCTTCGGGATGAGCAGCGCCATGAGAAGGAGCTCCTCAATATGCTCTCTGACCAGCGTCTTGAGTATGCCAGCTCGGTCGTCCTCGGAATCAACGATGCCTGGGTTGAGCTTACCGGAGCCTTAGCTGGCCTCACACTGGCATTGAGGAACAGCAAAATGATCGCCATCATCGCGTTTATCACGGGATTGGCAGCTTCGCTGTCCATGGCAGCTTCTGAATATTTGAGGTCAAAAGAGGAGGGCGAGCACGACAAAGACCGCAACCCCTTGACATCCGCTGCCTACACGGGAACAGCATACGTCTTTACAGTGCTATTGCTGATTTCTCCGTACATCTTCCTCAGGAACGTCTTTGCTGCCCTGGCAGCAATGCTGAGCATTGGCGTCCTGATCATCGCAGGGTATACATCGTATATTGCCGTGGCAAAGGATATAAAGTTCTGGCGGCGATTTACCGAGATGGTTATCATTGCAATGACGGTAACGCTGATCAGCTTCGCCGTAGGATCATTTGTCCGATTCTATTTCGGGATTGAGGCATAG
- a CDS encoding 50S ribosomal protein L15e: MGAYQYIREAWNSQEQLKERLMAWRREPVTLRIDYPTRLDRARSLGYKAKQGIILVRQRVLRGGRKRPKVRAGRRSKRMTQRKDLKLNFQSVAERRANQAFVNCEVLNSYFVAQDGKNIWYEVILIDRSHPAILADSRFAWINAKRGRAFRGLTSANRKSRGLRHKGKGAEKMRPSLRAHGRSGN; this comes from the coding sequence ATGGGAGCATACCAGTACATCAGAGAGGCTTGGAACAGTCAGGAGCAGCTAAAAGAGCGCCTCATGGCATGGCGGAGAGAGCCTGTAACCCTCCGCATCGACTATCCTACACGGCTTGACAGAGCCCGATCGTTAGGCTATAAGGCTAAACAGGGGATTATTCTTGTTAGGCAGCGAGTCCTGAGAGGCGGCAGAAAGCGGCCAAAGGTGCGCGCAGGCAGGCGCTCAAAGCGCATGACGCAAAGAAAAGACTTGAAGCTCAACTTCCAGAGCGTGGCAGAGCGCAGGGCAAATCAGGCATTTGTGAATTGCGAGGTTCTCAACTCATATTTTGTTGCACAGGATGGAAAGAATATCTGGTATGAAGTGATCCTCATTGACAGGAGCCATCCTGCTATCCTTGCTGATTCCCGCTTTGCATGGATCAATGCAAAAAGGGGAAGAGCATTCAGGGGACTGACATCTGCCAACAGGAAAAGCAGAGGACTCCGCCATAAAGGCAAGGGAGCAGAGAAGATGCGGCCAAGCCTGCGAGCGCACGGACGATCAGGCAATTAG
- a CDS encoding RpiB/LacA/LacB family sugar-phosphate isomerase, giving the protein MKYYIGSDHAGYKVKELLKAVLRKKRIPFEDLGTQSEEPVDYPDIAMQVAHRVKKAQGKGILICGTGTGMAIAANRMKGIRAVAASDIYTAAIGKRDNDANVLCLRARQFPFHKTKAIVEAFHSAKFSGFKRHKRRIRKLDQ; this is encoded by the coding sequence ATGAAGTACTATATCGGATCAGATCATGCAGGCTACAAAGTAAAAGAGCTGCTCAAAGCGGTGCTCAGGAAAAAAAGGATTCCATTTGAGGATCTTGGCACTCAGAGCGAAGAGCCAGTGGATTACCCAGATATTGCCATGCAGGTGGCACACAGGGTCAAAAAAGCACAAGGCAAAGGCATCCTCATCTGCGGGACAGGGACAGGAATGGCAATTGCAGCCAATAGGATGAAAGGCATCCGGGCAGTTGCCGCATCAGACATCTACACTGCAGCCATTGGAAAGAGGGACAATGATGCCAATGTCCTTTGCCTCAGGGCAAGGCAGTTTCCATTTCACAAGACCAAGGCTATCGTTGAAGCCTTCCACTCCGCAAAATTTTCCGGATTCAAACGTCATAAGAGAAGAATCAGAAAGCTTGACCAATGA
- a CDS encoding HIT family protein yields MPDCKYCDPEYQKARSELENELFFANSDAHPVNPGHMKIIPKRHVDSLCELTDQEVIALRDLLVMVKGHIDQQHHPDGYNIGYNEGPEAGQTVFHLHIHVIPRYKGDVRDPSGGIRTIIPERGNPYKYPK; encoded by the coding sequence ATGCCTGATTGCAAGTATTGTGATCCAGAGTATCAAAAAGCAAGGAGTGAGCTGGAAAATGAGTTATTCTTTGCAAATTCAGATGCACATCCTGTAAACCCCGGCCATATGAAAATAATCCCAAAAAGGCATGTTGATTCTCTTTGTGAACTTACGGATCAGGAGGTTATCGCTCTGCGTGATTTATTAGTGATGGTAAAAGGGCATATCGATCAGCAACACCATCCAGACGGATATAACATAGGATATAATGAAGGCCCTGAAGCAGGGCAAACTGTGTTTCACTTGCATATCCACGTTATTCCGAGATACAAAGGAGATGTAAGGGATCCATCGGGAGGGATTAGAACCATTATTCCAGAAAGGGGAAACCCTTATAAATATCCCAAATGA
- a CDS encoding radical SAM protein gives MQGYIAEVTDLNKTLFNKEKVLTVLFSGCNFRCPWCFVPELLEFKEQKDVQGIKNDIRRLCPGKKSIIFSGGEPLLQKLTLRDLCIFSKSIGLKTGIETNGSRPDVLGSLLKEDLLDFIALDLKTQFDEEQFERATQAQTFFISGYQIMNDIRKSLRILKDYEDTIDIEIRTVIIPGILFRKEDLMAIAAELRHLRCTWRIQPFIPGKCVAKQIEQIEAPSDRFLETLADACQSKYPQLRIEIGNQNEETPEAVLY, from the coding sequence ATGCAGGGATACATCGCAGAAGTAACAGATCTGAACAAGACGCTCTTCAACAAAGAAAAGGTTCTCACGGTCCTATTTTCAGGGTGCAATTTCCGCTGCCCATGGTGCTTTGTCCCGGAACTGCTGGAGTTTAAAGAGCAGAAGGACGTCCAGGGCATCAAGAATGATATCAGGCGCCTCTGCCCAGGAAAGAAGTCCATCATATTCAGTGGCGGCGAGCCGTTGCTGCAGAAGCTGACCCTGAGGGATCTCTGCATATTCTCAAAAAGCATTGGATTGAAGACCGGGATTGAAACCAACGGAAGCAGGCCTGACGTGCTTGGCTCATTGCTAAAGGAAGATCTCCTTGACTTTATTGCGCTGGATCTCAAGACCCAGTTTGACGAAGAGCAGTTTGAGCGGGCAACCCAGGCCCAGACATTTTTCATCTCAGGCTACCAGATCATGAATGATATAAGGAAAAGCTTAAGAATTCTCAAGGATTATGAAGATACCATCGACATTGAGATCCGTACGGTGATCATCCCGGGCATCCTTTTTCGGAAGGAGGACCTGATGGCAATCGCCGCAGAACTCAGGCACCTGCGTTGCACCTGGCGAATACAGCCGTTTATACCGGGGAAATGTGTTGCAAAGCAGATCGAGCAGATTGAGGCTCCGTCAGATCGGTTTTTGGAGACCCTCGCAGATGCCTGCCAGTCAAAATACCCGCAACTGAGGATCGAGATAGGAAACCAAAATGAAGAAACTCCCGAAGCTGTTCTCTACTGA
- the speB gene encoding agmatinase, with the protein MKLISDPKEAFSGFAGLSPKDSSYESSMFVVVPVPFDKTSTWVKGADKGPTSLIEASQNMELYDIETDTEVCRKGIFTDRPIVKSAPEAMVEAVKQTTLKHLSKGKAVIILGGEHSVTTGAVYAYKEKYPKLNVLQIDAHTDLRERYEGSRFNHACVMARVKDICPIVQVGIRSVSSEENHSIDRSRCFLAEDIQKDPAWMGKVLAKLESPVYITIDLDGFDPSILPSTGTPEPGGLKWYETLEFLKNVIKKKKVVGFDVVELCPNPSDKSSDFLAAKLVYKLMSYIAL; encoded by the coding sequence ATGAAACTCATCTCAGACCCCAAGGAAGCATTCTCAGGCTTCGCAGGACTTAGCCCCAAAGACAGCAGTTATGAATCTTCGATGTTCGTCGTTGTTCCTGTGCCTTTTGACAAGACTTCTACCTGGGTGAAAGGGGCAGATAAGGGGCCGACGAGCCTTATCGAGGCAAGCCAGAACATGGAGCTCTATGATATTGAGACTGACACTGAGGTATGCAGGAAAGGAATCTTTACGGATCGCCCGATTGTGAAATCTGCGCCTGAAGCAATGGTTGAGGCAGTGAAGCAGACAACCCTCAAGCATCTCAGCAAGGGCAAGGCAGTCATTATCCTTGGCGGAGAGCATTCGGTCACTACAGGGGCAGTCTATGCCTACAAGGAAAAGTATCCGAAGCTCAACGTGCTGCAGATCGATGCGCATACAGATTTGAGAGAACGTTATGAGGGATCGCGGTTTAACCATGCCTGCGTCATGGCCAGGGTGAAGGATATCTGCCCCATTGTACAGGTAGGGATACGGAGCGTGAGTTCTGAGGAAAACCATTCTATTGACCGGAGCCGCTGCTTTCTTGCAGAGGATATCCAAAAAGACCCGGCCTGGATGGGCAAAGTGCTGGCAAAGCTCGAGAGCCCTGTCTACATCACTATTGACCTGGATGGCTTTGACCCTTCCATCCTTCCGTCAACAGGCACTCCTGAGCCTGGCGGCTTGAAGTGGTACGAGACCCTTGAATTCCTCAAGAACGTCATCAAGAAAAAAAAGGTGGTAGGCTTTGATGTTGTCGAGCTGTGCCCGAATCCATCAGACAAATCATCAGACTTCCTTGCTGCAAAGCTTGTCTATAAGCTGATGAGTTACATCGCATTATAG